In Leptodesmis sichuanensis A121, the following are encoded in one genomic region:
- a CDS encoding MBL fold metallo-hydrolase: protein MIELECLTYGVGHADEGICLLLRAGPYRVLLDCGLADISPLLTKKKEPPADLVLCSHAHADHARGLLKLHQAYPKLPIYASEVTTQLLPFNWLTDTTKKKPAPFCQALPWRSPFEFFDGLTVQLYPAGHLPGAAAILITYTPPVADEPSRSYKILYTGDFFLSSTRMVEGFPLEELRGLQPDVLIVEGSYGTSRHPHRRQQENNLAERIKQAIAAHKSVLLPATPLGLGQELLFLLRSHHYFTGQNIDIWVDGQVAAGCDAYLDILPYLPTAVQNFASHQALFWDERVRPRVRRLPPEQRSQLGQHPCIVITDESTDLRQYYQAHPDRWLILLSQDPYLSSSKLRREITEDRPALPTINTYLLAQHCDGPGTTQLIHNLRPQHVVFIHGPSAYLADLTGLEELRNRYHLHSPNNSSRVELPIGETFLQPAAPETSYEGEITEVEDAVYITLPPIITTDPRWRILADTGVVEIHWQGEELVLRGVPQRDLLRQEGDRLLDWMDANSPLRNCCGNCFHYRGQRCWNPASPLYEFKVTPEGFCPAFESAPLPNQTDQDQQEPGKQHQDDR, encoded by the coding sequence GTGATTGAGTTGGAGTGCCTGACCTATGGAGTAGGCCACGCCGATGAAGGAATCTGCTTACTGTTGCGGGCCGGGCCTTATCGGGTACTACTAGACTGTGGGCTGGCAGACATCTCCCCCCTATTAACGAAAAAAAAGGAACCTCCAGCCGATCTGGTGCTGTGTAGCCATGCCCATGCAGATCATGCTAGAGGGCTTTTGAAGTTGCATCAGGCTTATCCCAAATTGCCCATTTATGCCAGCGAAGTAACCACCCAGCTACTGCCGTTTAATTGGCTCACGGATACTACGAAAAAGAAACCGGCTCCCTTTTGTCAGGCATTGCCGTGGCGATCGCCCTTTGAGTTTTTTGATGGCCTCACCGTGCAACTGTATCCCGCAGGCCATTTACCGGGAGCCGCCGCGATTCTGATTACCTACACCCCTCCCGTTGCTGACGAGCCTTCTCGCTCCTACAAAATTTTGTACACCGGAGATTTTTTTCTTTCTAGTACACGCATGGTAGAAGGGTTCCCGCTGGAAGAACTGCGTGGCTTGCAACCCGATGTCTTGATTGTAGAAGGGAGTTATGGCACCTCCCGACATCCTCATCGCCGCCAGCAGGAAAACAACCTGGCAGAACGGATTAAGCAGGCGATCGCAGCGCATAAATCGGTACTTTTGCCGGCCACACCGCTAGGACTGGGACAGGAACTCCTCTTTCTGCTCCGCAGCCATCACTATTTTACGGGGCAAAACATTGACATCTGGGTAGATGGTCAGGTCGCCGCAGGCTGTGATGCCTATCTGGACATCCTGCCCTACTTGCCGACTGCTGTGCAGAACTTTGCCAGCCATCAGGCACTCTTCTGGGATGAACGGGTACGCCCACGAGTACGCCGCCTGCCTCCAGAACAGCGTTCCCAGTTGGGGCAGCATCCCTGTATTGTGATCACGGATGAATCCACCGATTTGCGGCAGTACTACCAGGCTCATCCTGATCGCTGGCTGATTCTGCTGTCTCAAGATCCCTATTTATCCAGCAGTAAGCTACGTCGAGAAATTACCGAAGATCGTCCGGCTCTCCCCACAATCAATACCTACCTCCTGGCGCAGCATTGTGATGGGCCAGGAACCACCCAACTGATTCATAATCTGCGGCCTCAGCATGTGGTATTCATCCATGGGCCATCTGCCTATCTGGCGGATCTGACCGGGTTAGAGGAACTGCGCAATCGCTACCATCTCCATTCCCCCAACAACAGCAGTCGGGTTGAACTGCCGATCGGAGAAACATTCTTGCAACCAGCGGCTCCAGAAACTAGCTACGAAGGCGAAATCACAGAAGTGGAGGATGCTGTCTATATCACGTTGCCGCCAATAATCACGACGGATCCCCGCTGGCGTATTTTGGCTGATACGGGTGTTGTAGAAATCCACTGGCAGGGGGAAGAGTTAGTGCTGCGAGGAGTGCCTCAACGAGATCTGTTGCGCCAGGAAGGCGATCGCCTGTTGGACTGGATGGATGCCAACTCGCCTTTGCGAAACTGTTGTGGTAACTGCTTCCACTATCGGGGACAGCGTTGCTGGAATCCAGCTTCTCCCCTCTATGAATTCAAAGTCACGCCAGAAGGATTCTGTCCCGCCTTTGAATCCGCTCCCCTCCCCAATCAAACCGATCAGGATCAGCAGGAACCGGGCAAACAGCACCAGGACGATCGGTAA
- a CDS encoding M15 family metallopeptidase, with amino-acid sequence MTSNPRIADDIPVALREAPPAASKPKVKPIALISGLTALGVVALGAGVLVALQLQRSQPSTATAVANPTAPTSQATNSPTPKTSPAAADTILGHFRYKEAPLSELAAIVSDGSIKLRKSAAQAYREMEAAAQKDGVSLVPISGFRSLTDQDYLFFGKKAERGQVATERAKVSAPPGYSEHHTGYALDLGDGSVPAANLSPTFENTPAYKWLQANAAFYSFEMSFPKNNNQGVSYEPWHWRYVGDRDSLETFYKARQAK; translated from the coding sequence GTGACTTCGAATCCGCGCATTGCCGATGATATTCCTGTCGCCTTGCGGGAAGCACCTCCTGCTGCCTCAAAGCCAAAAGTCAAGCCGATCGCCCTGATAAGTGGACTAACGGCTTTAGGGGTTGTGGCTCTGGGGGCAGGTGTACTGGTTGCCTTACAACTTCAACGATCGCAGCCTTCTACAGCCACTGCTGTAGCCAATCCTACTGCCCCTACCTCACAGGCCACCAATTCACCCACTCCCAAAACTTCTCCGGCTGCGGCTGACACCATACTGGGCCATTTTCGCTACAAGGAAGCCCCGCTGTCTGAACTGGCCGCGATCGTGTCCGATGGCAGTATTAAATTGCGGAAGTCTGCAGCTCAGGCCTATCGGGAAATGGAAGCAGCCGCTCAAAAGGATGGGGTCAGCCTGGTGCCCATTTCCGGCTTTCGCTCTCTGACCGATCAGGATTACCTGTTCTTTGGCAAGAAAGCCGAACGGGGCCAGGTTGCCACTGAACGGGCTAAGGTGAGTGCGCCTCCTGGGTACAGTGAACACCACACGGGCTATGCCCTGGATCTGGGAGATGGCTCCGTGCCTGCTGCCAACCTGAGTCCCACCTTTGAAAATACACCCGCCTATAAGTGGTTGCAGGCGAACGCTGCTTTTTATAGCTTTGAGATGTCTTTCCCCAAAAATAATAACCAGGGAGTCAGTTATGAACCCTGGCACTGGCGCTATGTGGGCGATCGCGACAGTCTGGAAACATTCTACAAAGCGCGGCAGGCTAAGTAG
- a CDS encoding class I SAM-dependent methyltransferase: MKQSSLLNVLKLPDSLQMQDLDSPDNIHKIRKIIQTKPFLTKTYRSFYRNILRRIETVPGGGEVIELGSGASFIKQYAPFVVTSDVLPYPGVDRVFSALEIPLPANSVSAFIMIDVLHHIKDSRRFFEEMQRCLVTGGKIVMIEPANTLWSRWIYRNFHHEPFDPSQGWGFEEGGPLSGANMAIPWIIFDRDRQQFQQEFPGLAIRDIQIHTPFRYLLSGGLSFRQLLPSWCYGWLYGLERLLAPFNRYLGMFMTIELAKTS; encoded by the coding sequence ATGAAGCAGTCAAGCTTGTTAAATGTGCTAAAGCTGCCAGACAGCTTGCAGATGCAGGATCTGGATAGTCCAGATAACATTCACAAAATCAGGAAAATTATCCAGACCAAACCTTTCCTGACGAAGACTTATCGATCGTTCTATCGAAATATTCTGCGCCGCATTGAAACTGTTCCTGGAGGCGGCGAAGTGATTGAATTGGGGAGCGGAGCCAGTTTTATCAAACAGTATGCCCCATTCGTTGTCACTTCTGATGTCCTGCCCTATCCAGGGGTAGATCGAGTTTTTTCAGCGCTGGAGATCCCCCTGCCAGCCAACAGTGTGAGTGCATTTATCATGATTGATGTTCTGCATCACATCAAAGACTCGCGGCGCTTTTTCGAGGAGATGCAACGCTGTCTGGTAACAGGTGGGAAAATTGTCATGATTGAACCAGCAAATACCCTGTGGTCACGCTGGATTTATCGAAATTTTCACCATGAACCTTTCGATCCTTCTCAAGGATGGGGGTTTGAGGAAGGAGGCCCCTTATCGGGGGCAAACATGGCGATTCCCTGGATTATTTTCGATCGCGATCGTCAGCAATTTCAACAAGAGTTTCCAGGGTTAGCCATACGAGATATTCAAATTCACACCCCGTTCAGATATCTGCTCAGCGGAGGGCTATCGTTTAGACAACTGCTGCCTTCCTGGTGTTATGGCTGGTTATATGGACTGGAGCGTCTCCTTGCCCCATTCAATCGATACCTGGGGATGTTTATGACGATCGAGTTAGCGAAAACCAGCTAA
- a CDS encoding MFS transporter, whose product MQNSTPKPSPFSEKLTFSTKLAYGAGDLGPAITANILAVFLLIFLTNVAGLNAALAGSVLMIGKVWDAINDPIVGILSDRSRSRWGRRLPWMFWGAIPFGVFFFLEWIVPSFGSDPETNQWGLFWYYVVIAILFNNFYTIVNLPYTALTAEITLDYDERTSLNSFRFAFSIGGSILSLVVALGVFALFKNNPTQQYLALAGACAILSVLPLYWCVFGIRKRVLAIERHRQETTAVEQPIPLLEQIRIAFSNRPYLFVIGIYLCSWLAVQNTVAIIPYFVKSWMGLTEQDFTQVVIAVQVTALIMLFVWTRLSQRIGKKAVYFMGMTLWIIAQIGLFFLQPHQVSFMYFLAVLAGFGVSTAYLVPWSMIPDVIELDELNTGQRREGVFYSFMVVLQKVGLAIGLFLVGQILNVSGFISAAAGQPEPTQPESALTAIRWMIGPLPALVLVIGLLLAYLYPITKEAHAEILLKLQERKGGEIRDRGSGIGGEEDV is encoded by the coding sequence ATGCAGAATTCCACCCCTAAACCATCGCCTTTTTCGGAAAAGTTGACCTTTAGTACCAAACTGGCTTACGGTGCAGGGGATCTGGGACCAGCCATTACTGCAAACATTCTGGCCGTCTTTTTGTTGATCTTTCTAACCAACGTAGCTGGGTTGAATGCCGCACTGGCTGGCAGTGTCCTGATGATTGGTAAAGTTTGGGATGCGATCAATGATCCCATTGTAGGGATATTGAGCGATCGCAGCCGCAGCCGTTGGGGCAGACGCTTACCCTGGATGTTTTGGGGAGCGATTCCGTTTGGCGTGTTCTTCTTTCTGGAATGGATTGTGCCCAGCTTCGGGTCTGATCCAGAAACCAATCAGTGGGGATTGTTCTGGTATTACGTTGTCATTGCCATCTTATTTAATAACTTCTATACCATCGTCAATCTTCCCTATACCGCCCTCACTGCAGAAATCACCCTGGATTACGACGAGCGCACCAGTTTGAATAGCTTCCGGTTTGCCTTTTCCATTGGTGGCAGCATTCTATCCCTGGTGGTGGCGCTGGGGGTGTTTGCCCTATTTAAGAACAATCCCACGCAGCAGTATCTGGCTCTGGCAGGAGCGTGTGCCATTCTTTCAGTATTGCCTCTGTACTGGTGTGTGTTTGGCATTCGCAAGCGCGTACTGGCGATCGAGCGTCACCGTCAGGAAACAACTGCTGTTGAACAACCAATTCCCTTACTGGAACAAATTCGGATTGCCTTTAGTAATCGCCCCTACCTCTTCGTCATTGGCATCTACCTGTGTTCCTGGCTGGCGGTTCAGAACACAGTGGCGATCATTCCCTATTTCGTCAAAAGTTGGATGGGTTTAACTGAGCAAGATTTCACTCAAGTAGTGATCGCCGTTCAGGTGACGGCCCTGATTATGTTGTTTGTGTGGACTCGGCTGTCTCAACGAATTGGCAAAAAAGCGGTCTACTTCATGGGCATGACCTTGTGGATTATTGCCCAGATCGGGTTGTTCTTTCTGCAACCGCATCAGGTGAGCTTCATGTACTTCCTGGCTGTCCTGGCTGGATTTGGTGTGTCTACGGCCTATCTCGTTCCCTGGTCGATGATTCCCGATGTGATTGAACTGGACGAATTAAACACAGGCCAGCGACGCGAAGGAGTATTTTATAGCTTCATGGTCGTGTTGCAAAAAGTGGGATTGGCGATCGGACTATTTCTGGTCGGCCAAATCCTCAATGTGTCTGGCTTTATTTCCGCTGCCGCTGGACAACCCGAACCCACCCAGCCAGAATCTGCCCTAACGGCCATTCGCTGGATGATTGGCCCCCTTCCTGCTCTAGTTCTGGTCATTGGATTATTACTGGCCTACCTGTACCCAATTACGAAGGAAGCCCATGCGGAGATTTTGCTGAAACTGCAGGAGAGAAAGGGAGGAGAAATCAGGGATCGGGGATCAGGGATCGGGGGAGAGGAGGACGTGTAG
- a CDS encoding ATP-dependent Zn protease, with protein sequence MGQLSLNLVAISVFVMTMSVLLGPLLNLSPVVPAIATVTVLGMATLDSLNWQGKGGTLILDWIARFSPEYRSRIVRHEAGHFLVAHHLGLPVTGYTLSAWEAFRQGQSGQGGVQVDAQALESELQQGKNLSPIVDRYCTVWMAGAAAEKLVYGAIQGGADDVQKVRSLLSYLKLSPTERQQKERWATLRAKTLLQDHWATYEQLVAAMEQRASVVECQQLLNHSPTSCPTPNLHFPNNR encoded by the coding sequence ATGGGGCAATTATCCTTAAACCTGGTGGCGATTTCTGTGTTCGTGATGACGATGAGCGTGCTGTTGGGACCACTGCTCAATCTGTCTCCTGTCGTACCTGCGATCGCAACCGTAACCGTATTGGGAATGGCCACTCTAGATAGCTTGAACTGGCAAGGTAAGGGGGGGACGCTGATCCTGGACTGGATTGCTCGCTTTTCTCCGGAGTATCGCTCCCGCATCGTGCGACATGAGGCAGGACACTTTCTGGTGGCTCATCACCTGGGTCTTCCAGTAACAGGGTATACGCTCAGCGCCTGGGAAGCCTTCCGCCAGGGACAATCTGGCCAGGGAGGGGTGCAGGTTGATGCTCAAGCACTAGAAAGCGAATTACAACAAGGTAAGAACCTTTCCCCGATCGTCGATCGTTACTGTACGGTTTGGATGGCCGGAGCTGCAGCAGAGAAGCTGGTATACGGTGCTATTCAGGGGGGGGCGGATGATGTGCAGAAAGTGCGATCGCTATTGAGTTACCTGAAACTGTCCCCCACTGAGCGCCAGCAAAAAGAACGGTGGGCTACCCTGCGTGCCAAAACCCTGTTGCAAGATCACTGGGCCACCTACGAGCAACTGGTAGCTGCAATGGAACAACGAGCTTCCGTTGTTGAGTGCCAGCAATTGCTCAATCATTCTCCAACTTCCTGCCCAACCCCCAATCTCCACTTCCCCAACAACAGGTAA
- a CDS encoding glycosyltransferase, which produces MQDTSVRLLPFRSKQRSENLEFWRNRNLYYYQDLEKFYQYWVQPGAKVLEVGSGTGYLLNAVRPGYGLGIDINEQAVERAKARFPQLNFQVANIEHFHTTEVFDYVLLANTVSTLNNIQGSLQQIHNICHAQTRVILTFHNPAWEPILNFATRIGQRIPLSPLNWLNLEDIENLLDLAGFEIVSRGKRLLFPKRLPLVADVINKAVAPLPVINELCLTEYVIARPRLVDRHPENLQNTTCSVIVPVRNEAGNIESCISRLPRLGQHTEVIFVEGHSSDDSWQEIQRVQAKYKHQWDIKICQQPGKGKGDAVRTGFEQAIGDVLIILDSDLTVRPEDLPYFFEAIASGQCEMANGCRMVYPVRSTAMPWLNRMANRFFAWLLSYLLNTKIKDSLCGTKAVSRKNYLKIAENRSYFGDFDPFGDFDLLFGAAKLGLKIKDIPVRYFPRVYGSSNISHYKEGMILLKMCMYAAKKVRFI; this is translated from the coding sequence ATGCAAGACACTTCTGTAAGACTGCTACCCTTTCGCTCTAAACAGCGTTCCGAGAATTTAGAGTTTTGGCGGAACCGCAACCTTTATTACTACCAGGATCTCGAGAAGTTCTATCAATATTGGGTGCAACCAGGTGCGAAAGTTCTGGAAGTGGGTTCAGGAACAGGCTACCTGCTAAATGCTGTCAGGCCAGGTTATGGGTTGGGTATAGATATCAATGAGCAGGCTGTTGAACGGGCAAAAGCCCGATTTCCTCAGTTAAACTTTCAGGTTGCTAATATCGAACACTTTCACACTACAGAAGTGTTCGACTATGTGTTGCTCGCCAATACAGTAAGTACCCTGAATAATATTCAGGGATCCTTGCAACAGATTCATAACATTTGTCATGCCCAGACTCGTGTGATTCTCACCTTTCACAATCCGGCCTGGGAACCCATTCTCAATTTTGCTACCCGCATCGGGCAGCGCATTCCGCTATCTCCTCTCAACTGGCTCAATTTAGAAGATATTGAGAATCTTTTAGATCTGGCAGGGTTTGAGATTGTTTCTCGTGGCAAGCGCTTGCTCTTCCCAAAACGGTTGCCCTTGGTGGCCGATGTGATTAATAAAGCTGTAGCTCCCTTACCCGTCATCAACGAATTGTGCCTGACTGAATATGTGATTGCTCGGCCTCGACTGGTGGATCGACATCCAGAGAACCTGCAGAACACTACTTGTTCCGTGATTGTTCCTGTGCGTAACGAGGCAGGCAATATTGAAAGCTGTATCTCTCGGCTACCCCGGCTTGGACAACACACAGAGGTTATTTTTGTAGAGGGTCATTCTTCCGATGACTCCTGGCAGGAAATACAACGAGTTCAAGCAAAGTACAAACATCAATGGGATATTAAAATCTGTCAGCAACCCGGAAAAGGCAAGGGAGATGCCGTACGCACAGGCTTCGAACAGGCGATCGGCGATGTTTTGATCATCCTGGATTCTGACCTGACGGTTCGTCCGGAGGATTTGCCCTATTTCTTTGAAGCGATCGCATCAGGACAGTGCGAAATGGCGAATGGTTGCCGCATGGTTTATCCGGTGCGATCGACTGCCATGCCGTGGCTAAATCGCATGGCTAATCGTTTCTTTGCCTGGTTATTATCCTATTTGCTAAATACAAAAATCAAAGATTCATTGTGTGGCACCAAAGCAGTTTCTCGCAAAAATTATCTGAAGATTGCTGAAAATCGTTCTTACTTTGGCGATTTTGATCCTTTTGGCGATTTTGACTTGTTATTTGGGGCAGCCAAACTTGGCTTGAAGATTAAAGACATTCCGGTGCGCTATTTTCCCAGAGTATACGGATCGTCCAATATCAGCCACTACAAGGAAGGTATGATTCTTCTAAAGATGTGTATGTACGCCGCCAAGAAAGTCCGCTTTATCTAG
- a CDS encoding phosphoribosyltransferase: protein MSDLYVSWADYHHKIEQLAVKIYHSNWPFNQIICLAKGGLRVGDLLSRIYDVPLAILATSSYGGANNQVRGSLTFSQDLTKTTANLGSHVLLVDDLVDSGLTLKKTLTWLDRKYGFYIEEIRTAVLWYKDCSVIEPDYYVDYLPDNPWIHQPFELYEQMTPAELVASHAAQVANS, encoded by the coding sequence ATGTCAGATTTGTACGTTTCCTGGGCCGACTATCATCACAAAATTGAACAGCTTGCGGTCAAAATCTACCACTCCAACTGGCCGTTTAACCAAATTATTTGTTTGGCTAAAGGGGGGTTAAGAGTCGGCGATCTGTTGTCTAGAATCTATGACGTACCGCTGGCTATCCTGGCGACCTCGTCTTACGGTGGAGCCAACAACCAGGTGCGGGGTTCCTTAACCTTTAGTCAGGATCTCACCAAAACAACGGCTAATTTAGGTAGTCACGTCTTGCTGGTGGATGACTTGGTGGATTCGGGTCTTACTTTGAAAAAGACCCTGACCTGGCTCGATCGCAAGTATGGCTTTTATATTGAGGAGATCCGCACGGCTGTTCTCTGGTATAAAGACTGCTCGGTGATTGAGCCAGATTATTACGTGGATTATTTGCCTGATAATCCCTGGATTCACCAACCCTTTGAACTTTACGAACAAATGACTCCCGCAGAATTAGTTGCCTCTCATGCGGCTCAAGTCGCCAACTCCTGA
- a CDS encoding AEC family transporter: protein MPLSKLLAIYIPLVGWTALGWLLGRWLPKSAPADVGRFLFWVGVPIGIVAFLRHTRLSATLWLAPVSAWAAILLGLGAAYLWLRWRRSQWARTTQTSFLLTSMIGNTGYIGFPVSLTLVGPQYFAWALFYDLLGSMMGAYGLGVTLAARAGSSADNLWQPFRALLINPTLWSFGFGLLSRDVPLPPVAEAILQHLAWGIVSLSLILIGMRLSQVSSWQNLRPVSISLSIKMLLVPLILGTGLWLLGITGAVHQALVLQMAMPPAFATLVISEAYDLDRELAVTAIATGSLTLLLTLPLWLWLFPG from the coding sequence ATGCCGTTGAGCAAATTGCTTGCCATCTACATTCCATTAGTGGGCTGGACTGCACTGGGGTGGCTGCTGGGACGGTGGTTGCCCAAATCGGCTCCGGCTGATGTCGGCAGGTTTCTCTTTTGGGTAGGTGTGCCGATCGGCATTGTCGCCTTTTTGCGTCACACGCGCCTGTCTGCAACACTCTGGCTGGCTCCGGTTAGTGCCTGGGCTGCGATCTTGTTAGGGCTGGGTGCAGCCTACTTGTGGTTGAGATGGCGGCGATCGCAGTGGGCCAGAACTACCCAGACCAGTTTTTTACTGACCTCCATGATCGGCAACACGGGCTATATTGGCTTTCCTGTTTCGCTGACCTTAGTAGGGCCACAGTACTTTGCCTGGGCTTTGTTCTACGACCTGCTGGGATCCATGATGGGGGCCTATGGCCTGGGGGTAACTCTGGCGGCTCGTGCAGGTAGCAGTGCTGATAACCTCTGGCAACCCTTTCGTGCCCTGCTGATCAATCCGACGTTATGGAGTTTTGGCTTTGGGTTACTGTCCCGCGATGTCCCGCTTCCCCCAGTAGCCGAGGCCATCTTGCAGCATCTGGCCTGGGGAATTGTCTCTCTTTCTCTGATTCTGATTGGTATGCGCCTGAGTCAGGTTTCTTCCTGGCAAAATTTGCGGCCTGTCTCGATCAGTCTCAGTATTAAGATGCTGCTGGTGCCTCTCATCTTAGGAACTGGCCTCTGGCTGCTAGGGATTACCGGCGCAGTGCATCAAGCCCTGGTCTTACAAATGGCCATGCCACCTGCTTTTGCCACCCTGGTGATCTCTGAAGCTTATGACTTAGATCGGGAGTTGGCTGTGACTGCGATCGCCACTGGCTCGCTCACCCTCCTGCTCACCCTTCCCCTGTGGCTGTGGCTCTTTCCCGGTTAA
- a CDS encoding HEAT repeat domain-containing protein, with protein sequence MTQPDLEQISVQLDSDNVRDRMVALASLRNVSAAEAMPLIKKVLNDESLQIRSMAVFALGIKPTEESYPILLDLLINEPDYGIRADAAGALGYLEDPRAFEPLVRAFYEDTDWLVRFSAAVALGNLKDPRAYDVLIQALNSPEVVVQQAAIAALGEIKAIAAVDHILRFAQSEDWLIRQRLAEALGNLPTPKSISALKYLAKDSHSQVAEAAQLALKQLGEL encoded by the coding sequence GTGACTCAGCCGGACTTAGAGCAAATCTCGGTGCAACTAGACAGTGACAACGTTCGCGATCGCATGGTGGCGCTGGCTTCTCTGCGAAATGTCTCTGCTGCGGAGGCGATGCCGTTGATTAAAAAAGTGTTGAATGATGAGAGTTTGCAAATTCGCTCAATGGCCGTCTTTGCTTTGGGGATTAAACCAACGGAGGAAAGCTATCCCATTTTGTTAGATCTGCTGATTAACGAACCGGACTACGGAATTCGGGCAGATGCAGCAGGTGCTTTGGGGTATCTGGAAGATCCACGGGCCTTTGAGCCATTAGTCAGAGCCTTTTACGAAGATACGGACTGGCTGGTTCGCTTTAGTGCAGCGGTGGCGCTGGGAAACCTGAAAGATCCACGGGCTTACGATGTCTTGATTCAAGCCTTAAATAGTCCGGAAGTGGTGGTTCAGCAGGCTGCGATCGCGGCTCTGGGAGAAATTAAGGCGATCGCGGCAGTTGATCACATTCTTCGCTTTGCTCAATCAGAAGACTGGTTGATCCGGCAACGGCTCGCTGAAGCGTTGGGCAATCTTCCTACTCCGAAAAGTATTTCTGCGCTCAAGTATTTAGCCAAAGACAGTCATTCTCAGGTGGCAGAAGCGGCCCAACTTGCCTTAAAACAGTTAGGTGAGCTATAG
- a CDS encoding DUF3352 domain-containing protein, which translates to MKLRSFFKALSVVVAGLLLVAAAGFYWIFAHSPLTLLREASLAPAASIFVPKQAPAMVSLLVNPDRLEAFQQISTRPGERRQAHQELTQFKQGWLADTGLNYAQDIQPWLGEELTLALTTLDIDRDPTNGSQPGYLLAIATKDPERSREFLELFWQKRAIAGADLTFEQYQGVKLIYAENPWLQPKDAKAKNKAKEDFPAGLTSSLKPSSLASAVVGNQFVLFANHPKVLRDAVTNVQAQDLNLSQSKVYTKALTALTGPRIGLAVVNLPQVARWLEAEAITPAKETSAGQDTLKQVAATIPDGTYETMAIAVGLERLGLMAETALLTADGKGPTITPPLSEPVGALQYLPASSSFSASGQDLNRVWNQLSDSLQGYDRLSLLIHQPLQTLETRWQLNVPQDIFSWVKGEYALGLVADTGKTDRVNSRGKKRGQGRASQFVDALAEQDWVFVAERSNASASQEAIAHLDDLAKQKGYSVGSLQLGGQQVSAWTRLSTAAQNSSNTVQADVRGVHTSINNYEIFATSVQAMEAALQAINHSLADEKQFRQAIAPMHQPNNGYLYLDWPASRPILEHQFPLLKVIELAGSPIFRHLRSLTLSSYGSQSGLQRGGVFIQLS; encoded by the coding sequence AATGGTGTCTCTGCTGGTCAATCCCGATCGCCTGGAAGCCTTTCAACAGATTTCGACTCGACCCGGTGAGCGACGACAGGCTCATCAGGAATTGACTCAATTCAAACAAGGCTGGTTGGCTGACACAGGCTTGAACTATGCCCAAGATATTCAACCCTGGCTGGGTGAGGAACTTACGCTGGCGTTGACGACTCTGGATATCGATCGCGATCCCACGAATGGCTCACAACCGGGTTATCTGCTGGCGATTGCTACTAAGGATCCAGAGCGATCGCGGGAATTTCTGGAATTGTTCTGGCAGAAACGGGCGATCGCGGGAGCTGACCTCACCTTCGAGCAGTATCAGGGCGTAAAGCTGATTTATGCAGAGAACCCCTGGCTACAGCCAAAAGACGCAAAGGCAAAGAACAAAGCAAAGGAAGACTTCCCTGCTGGACTGACCTCTTCCCTCAAACCCAGTTCCTTAGCCAGTGCTGTAGTTGGGAATCAGTTTGTGTTGTTTGCCAATCATCCCAAGGTGCTGCGGGATGCGGTTACCAACGTCCAGGCTCAAGATTTGAATCTCAGTCAGTCTAAAGTCTATACCAAAGCATTAACAGCATTAACCGGGCCACGTATTGGGCTGGCCGTTGTGAATCTGCCTCAAGTGGCTCGCTGGTTAGAAGCAGAAGCCATTACCCCAGCCAAAGAAACCTCGGCTGGCCAGGATACCTTAAAGCAGGTAGCCGCCACGATCCCTGATGGCACCTATGAGACTATGGCGATCGCGGTGGGCTTAGAGCGTCTAGGACTCATGGCTGAAACCGCACTGCTGACTGCAGACGGTAAGGGGCCAACCATCACACCACCCCTTTCTGAACCCGTGGGTGCTCTGCAATACCTGCCTGCTAGCAGTTCCTTTTCTGCATCAGGCCAGGATCTGAACCGGGTATGGAATCAGTTGTCAGATAGTTTGCAGGGATACGATCGCCTATCTCTGCTGATTCATCAACCGTTGCAAACGCTGGAAACCCGCTGGCAGTTGAATGTGCCTCAAGACATTTTTAGCTGGGTTAAAGGAGAATATGCCCTGGGACTGGTAGCCGATACTGGTAAAACCGATCGAGTAAACAGCCGGGGTAAGAAACGCGGCCAGGGAAGAGCCTCTCAATTTGTCGATGCTTTAGCTGAGCAAGATTGGGTGTTTGTAGCTGAACGATCGAATGCCTCAGCCAGTCAGGAGGCGATCGCCCATCTGGATGATCTGGCGAAGCAAAAAGGATACAGCGTGGGATCGTTGCAACTTGGTGGGCAACAGGTTTCCGCCTGGACTCGCCTTTCTACTGCTGCGCAAAACAGCAGCAACACCGTACAAGCGGATGTTCGAGGTGTACATACCTCAATCAACAACTATGAAATCTTTGCCACCTCGGTTCAGGCTATGGAGGCTGCATTACAAGCCATCAATCATTCCCTGGCAGATGAAAAACAGTTTCGACAGGCGATCGCCCCCATGCATCAACCCAACAATGGCTATCTGTATCTGGATTGGCCAGCCAGTCGTCCTATCCTGGAACATCAATTTCCTCTGCTAAAGGTGATTGAATTGGCTGGTAGCCCTATCTTTAGGCATCTGCGATCCCTCACCCTCAGCAGTTACGGCAGCCAGTCCGGCCTCCAGCGGGGAGGGGTATTTATCCAATTAAGCTAG